The following coding sequences lie in one Arachis hypogaea cultivar Tifrunner chromosome 4, arahy.Tifrunner.gnm2.J5K5, whole genome shotgun sequence genomic window:
- the LOC112796243 gene encoding UDP-arabinose 4-epimerase 1 encodes MLNIGRSRSQPRATRAMSLGGMDYVDPKRKGNYFGKILLAAALTTLCIIMIKRSPSLNSPSPFSIREPGVTHVLVTGGAGYIGSHAALRLLKDNYRVTIVDNLSRGNLGAVRVLQNLFSEPGRLQFIYADLGDPKSVDKIFSENKFDAVMHFAAVAYVGESTMYPLKYYHNITSNTLLVVENMAKYGVKTLIYSSTCATYGEPEKMPITEETEQHPINPYGKAKKMAEDIIIDFSKNSKMAVMILRYFNVIGSDPEGRLGEAPRPELREHGRISGACFDAARSITSGLKVKGTDYKTPDGTCIRDYIDVTDLVDAHVKALQKAEPGKVGIYNVGTGKGRSVKEFVDACKKATGVDIKVDYLPRRPGDYAEVYSDPTKIRVELNWTAQHTDLEKSLQVAWKWQKYHRDGYGIASAI; translated from the exons ATGCTAAATATTGGTAGGTCCCGAAGTCAGCCAAGGGCAACCCGAGCTATGTCGTTGGGAG gcATGGACTATGTGGATCCAAAAAGGAAGggcaattattttggaaaaattttGCTTGCTGCAGCATTAACAACATTATGCATTATCATGATCAAGAGATCTCCATCGTTGAATTCACCTAGTCCG TTTTCCATTCGTGAACCAGGGGTCACTCACGTTTTGGTGACAGGGGGTGCCGGATATATTGGTTCACATGCCGCCCTGCGACTCCTGAAAGACAATTACCGTGTCACCATAGTG GATAACCTTTCACGAGGAAATTTGGGTGCTGTGAGGGTTCTTCAAAACTTATTTTCGGAACCTGGAAGGCTTCAATTTATATATGCTGACTTGGGAGATCCAAAATCT GTTGATAAAATATTCTCGGAGAATAAATTCGATGCTGTCATGCACTTTGCTGCTGTCGCATATGTCGGAGAAAGCACAATGTATCCTCTTAA GTATTATCATAATATCACATCAAATACTTTGTTGGTAGTGGAGAATATGGCCAAGTATGGTGTGAAGACATTGATATATTCTAGCACATGCGCCACATATGGGGAACCTGAAAAGATGCCCATTACAGAAGAAACAGAACAG CATCCAATTAATCCATATGGAAAAGCCAAGAAGATGGCAGAAGATATTATCAttgatttttccaaaaattcGAAGATGGCAGTAATGATTTTGAG ATACTTCAATGTGATTGGATCTGATCCCGAGGGCAGATTAGGTGAGGCTCCAAGACCTGAACTACGCGAGCATGGTCGTATTTCAGGTGCCTGCTTTGATGCAGCTCGTAGTATTACATCTGGCTTAAAG GTTAAAGGAACAGATTATAAAACACCAGATGGAACATGCATTCGGGATTATATTGACGTAACTGACTTGGTTGATGCTCATGTAAAAGCTCTTCAAAAGGCAGAACCTGGTAAAGTTGGGATCTACAATGTTGGCACCGGAAAGG gtaGATCAGTCAAGGAGTTTGTGGATGCTTGCAAGAAGGCTACCGGGGTGGACATTAAGGTAGACTATCTTCCGCGCCGGCCAGGTGACTATGCCGAGGTGTATAGCGATCCAACAAAGATCAGAGTCGAACTGAATTGGACTGCGCAACACACTGACCTCGAGAAGAGTTTGCAGGTTGCATGGAAGTGGCAGAAATACCACCGTGACGGTTACGGGATCGCCTCTGCAATCTGA
- the LOC112796244 gene encoding coatomer subunit epsilon-1 → MAAPDHLFNLRNNFYLGAYQAAINSSDGSNLSPDDVVERDSLVHRCYIALGQLQFVISEIDQNAPTPLQAVKLLALYFSGASQKESAISSLKEWLADPAIGNNPTLRLIAGTIFLHEQDFNEALKYTNAGGTMELHALNVQIFIKMHRSDYAERQLRMMQQIDEDHTLTQLANAWLDLAVGGSKIQEAHLIFQDLSERYQSTSLLLNGKAVCCMHMGNFDEAETLLVEALNKDARDPETLANLVVCCLHLGKPSSKSFSQLKLSHPDHVLVKRVTTAEESFDRALQSFS, encoded by the exons ATGGCGGCACCGGACCACCTCTTCAACCTTCGCAACAACTTCTACCTTGGCGCATACCAAGCCGCCATCAACAGCAGCGACGGCTCAAACCTCTCACCGGACGACGTCGTCGAGAGGGACTCGCTGGTTCATCGCTGCTACATCGCACTCGGCCAGCTCCAGTTCGTCATCTCCGAGATCGACCAGAACGCCCCCACTCCTCTCCAAGCCGTCAAGCTCCTCGCCCTCTACTTCTCCGGCGCCTCACAAAAG GAATCTGCGATCTCGAGCCTCAAGGAGTGGCTGGCGGATCCAGCAATCGGGAACAACCCTACGCTGAGGTTGATCGCAGGGACGATTTTCTTGCACGAGCAGGACTTCAACGAGGCTCTTAAGTACACCAATGCCGGAGGAACAATGGAATT GCATGCATTGAATGTGCAGATCTTTATTAAGATGCATAGGTCTGATTATGCTGAGAGGCAGCTCAGGATGATGCAGCAGATTGATGAGGATCACACCCTCACACAGCTTGCCAATGCATGGCTAGATTTGGCTGTG GGTGGGTCAAAGATCCAAGAGGCACATCTCATCTTCCAGGATTTGTCTGAGAGGTATCAGTCCACCAGTTTGCTCTTGAATGGGAAGGCTGTTTGCTGCATGCACATGGGTAACTTTGACGAAGCTGAAACCCTTTTGGTTGAAGCACTGAACAAG GATGCCAGGGATCCAGAAACTCTAGCTAATCTAGTTGTATGCTGTCTTCACCTTGGCAAGCCATCTTCTAAATCATTCAG TCAGCTGAAACTTTCACACCCGGACCATGTACTGGTTAAACGAGTAACAACAGCCGAAGAAAGCTTTGATAGAGCGCTGCAATCATTTTCTTGA